Proteins co-encoded in one Prevotella sp. E13-27 genomic window:
- a CDS encoding dockerin type I domain-containing protein — MSYESYFWGPFGYNNNITLYVPKGSKAAYAAADVWKDFNIIKEYPDPDVNQDGSVDVVDVVDIARFVVGTPSESFDKFLADLNGSGEVNVADAVVLVNEIAGDANWARTLHAPKYRLRR; from the coding sequence ATGAGTTATGAATCATACTTCTGGGGCCCATTCGGATACAATAATAACATAACCCTCTATGTCCCCAAAGGCAGCAAGGCTGCGTATGCGGCAGCAGATGTCTGGAAGGACTTTAATATCATCAAGGAATACCCTGATCCTGATGTAAACCAGGATGGATCTGTAGACGTAGTGGACGTGGTGGACATAGCCCGCTTCGTAGTGGGTACGCCCAGCGAATCGTTCGACAAGTTCCTGGCAGACCTGAATGGTAGCGGTGAGGTGAACGTGGCCGATGCTGTGGTGCTGGTCAACGAAATTGCAGGGGATGCAAATTGGGCAAGGACCTTGCATGCACCAAAGTATAGGCTCAGGAGATAA
- a CDS encoding ATP-binding protein: MSTIEELQKLREREDHVEFKKAEHNYPFAGGQKTDPKDRRHCVLGYVVALANEKGGRLVLGMADAYPHEVAGSDFAENETGNLEDEIYKRLHIRVRTEELYDEKQRRVLVINVPSRPVGKALRFEGVPLMRMGESLREMDDAEYFSIISEQDPDFSSHVCKGLTIEDLDAEAVENMHKLIADKQKRTDANTIPLPQLLKDLLLIDDDGNMKYATLLLLGKSEAINRYLPQANVVIEYRTSQSQVRYSARQEYRLPLFVAIEKIWEYINQPACNPLLHINDLPRILDCPAFNKETIREAIINAMIHRSLQMGSDIFIHLYPDMVEISNPGGFPYGVNIGNILTVNSSPRSRLMAEVIEKTGLIERSGQGVDIMFTNCIKEGKPLPDYSYSDDYQVDLRFYGEIPDDAFYLFAQDICHTPELESQMNTFDWLTLHYIWKGNAEAVYKESCPKLIEMGLIAEDVYFGYVLSTRYLLYKPHVKSVVGQYEINHIQIVYHVIRRNGDASMSDFVTAFDGILTQKQVRNLIEGLCKTPLIASHGNARATRYSWINSNT, translated from the coding sequence ATGAGTACAATAGAAGAATTGCAGAAACTCCGTGAACGTGAAGACCACGTAGAGTTCAAGAAGGCAGAGCATAACTACCCGTTCGCAGGAGGCCAGAAGACCGACCCCAAAGACCGTAGGCATTGTGTATTAGGATATGTTGTCGCCTTGGCTAATGAGAAAGGTGGTCGTTTGGTTCTTGGAATGGCTGATGCCTATCCCCATGAGGTTGCTGGTAGTGATTTTGCCGAGAACGAGACAGGCAATCTTGAAGACGAGATTTATAAGCGTCTCCATATACGCGTTCGTACCGAAGAACTGTATGACGAGAAGCAACGTCGTGTCCTTGTCATCAATGTGCCTTCTCGTCCTGTTGGTAAGGCACTTCGTTTCGAGGGTGTTCCCTTGATGCGAATGGGCGAAAGTCTGCGTGAAATGGACGATGCAGAATACTTCTCCATCATTTCCGAGCAAGACCCAGATTTCTCATCCCATGTCTGCAAGGGGCTTACTATTGAAGACCTTGATGCTGAAGCTGTAGAAAACATGCACAAACTCATTGCTGACAAGCAGAAACGGACTGATGCAAATACCATTCCTCTGCCACAATTACTGAAAGACCTGTTGCTGATTGATGATGATGGCAATATGAAATATGCGACTCTTTTGTTGTTGGGAAAGTCTGAAGCCATCAATCGTTATCTGCCACAGGCAAATGTTGTGATAGAATACAGAACCAGTCAAAGCCAAGTACGCTACAGCGCCCGTCAGGAATACCGTCTGCCGTTGTTCGTCGCTATCGAGAAGATATGGGAATACATCAACCAACCTGCTTGCAATCCGCTACTACACATCAATGATCTACCTCGCATCCTCGATTGTCCGGCATTCAACAAAGAGACTATTCGTGAGGCCATTATTAACGCTATGATTCACCGTAGCCTACAGATGGGGTCTGACATCTTCATCCATCTTTATCCTGATATGGTGGAAATCTCTAACCCTGGCGGATTCCCATACGGCGTAAACATCGGCAATATCCTCACCGTCAACAGTTCGCCCCGTAGCCGACTGATGGCCGAAGTGATAGAAAAGACGGGATTGATAGAGCGAAGCGGACAGGGTGTTGACATCATGTTTACCAACTGCATCAAGGAGGGCAAACCGCTTCCTGACTACTCCTATTCTGATGATTATCAGGTGGACTTGCGCTTCTACGGTGAGATTCCTGACGATGCCTTTTACCTCTTTGCCCAGGATATTTGCCATACCCCCGAACTCGAAAGTCAGATGAATACTTTCGACTGGCTGACGCTTCACTATATCTGGAAAGGTAATGCAGAGGCTGTTTATAAGGAGAGTTGCCCGAAATTAATAGAAATGGGGTTGATTGCAGAAGATGTGTATTTTGGATATGTCCTTTCCACCCGCTATCTGCTTTATAAACCGCATGTAAAATCTGTAGTCGGGCAATATGAAATCAATCATATCCAAATAGTTTATCATGTGATTCGGCGTAACGGCGATGCATCCATGAGTGATTTTGTGACAGCATTCGACGGCATTTTGACACAAAAGCAAGTGCGTAACCTCATCGAAGGTCTTTGCAAAACGCCACTGATTGCTTCACATGGTAATGCACGTGCTACGAGATATAGTTGGATAAATAGTAACACTTAA